The Gemmatimonadaceae bacterium genome segment TGGGCGCTCACCGCGTGTGCGTCGCTCAGTCGGAAGGAGAAGGGGGCGGCGATCGGTGCGGCGGCGGGGGGCGTGGTGGGTGGCGTGATCGGCAACCAGACCGGCTCGACGGCCCGGGGAGCGATCATCGGCGCCGTAGTGGGTGGCGCGGCCGGCGCGATCATCGGTCATCAGATGGACCAGCAGGCCAAGGAACTTCAGCAGAACATTCCCGGGGCCACCGTGACGCGCGTGGGCGAGGGCATCGCCGTGACGTTCGCGTCGGGGCTCCTGTACGACTTCGACTCCGACGTCGTGCGCGCCGACGCAGGGGAGAACCTGCGTGCGCTGGCGGCGAGCCTCGAGAAGTACCCGAACACGGATCTCCTGATTGTCGGCCACACGGATGCGGTGGGCACGAGCGATTACAACCAGTCGCTGTCCGAGCGGCGGGCCACGGCGGCGGCCAACTACCTCGAGGCGCAGGGCGTGGCGTCGGGGCGCCTCCGGGCGGTCGGGCGCGGGGAGACGGAGCCCATCGCCACCAACGACACCGAGGCGGGCCGGCAGCTGAACCGGCGCGTGGAGATCGCGATCTACACCAGTGCGAGCGCCCGCAATCCGTAGTGGGCGCGGATGCCGGCGCACGTCGTCGTCTGTAGCCTCAAATCTCTGGGGGCACCCATGTCAGGACATATTCGTAGTAGTATGATCATGATGGCGCTGTGCGTGGCCGCCCCGCTCGCGGCGCAGCAGGCGTCGCCCGGCGCCTCGGCGCCTCAGGCCGCGACGTCCGTCGTGAAGTCCGCTCCGGCACCTGCCGCCCAGCGTGTGTCGCACCCGGGGCCGATGCTGGAGCGGTCCGCCGCCGAGTTCCGCCCCCACACCATACAACCGGCGCCTGCCCCCCTGTTGCTGCCGGCCTACCACGACAATTCGGAGAACGTCGCGTTGATGGTCGTGGGCGGCGCGGGTCTCATCGTAGGTGCCGTGATCGGCGGCCGGCCGGGCACGATCGTCATGCTGGGCAGCGGCGTGATCGGGCTGATCGGGCTGTACCGGTACATGCAATAGGGTCTGACCAACACGTGCGGGGTGAACCACGCGCCACCCGCGATA includes the following:
- a CDS encoding OmpA family protein, with the protein product WALTACASLSRKEKGAAIGAAAGGVVGGVIGNQTGSTARGAIIGAVVGGAAGAIIGHQMDQQAKELQQNIPGATVTRVGEGIAVTFASGLLYDFDSDVVRADAGENLRALAASLEKYPNTDLLIVGHTDAVGTSDYNQSLSERRATAAANYLEAQGVASGRLRAVGRGETEPIATNDTEAGRQLNRRVEIAIYTSASARNP